The segment ATGAGCCTGCCGCTGCCCTCCCCGTCTTCTGCCATGTTCGCCGCCCCCGCGCGCCGACGCGGCCATCGCGCCGTACTGCCCCTGCTGGCCCTGGCCGCCGCGCTGGCGGCCCCTGCCTACGCGCAGAACGGCCCGCTGTCGCTGGCCGCGCCGACGACGCCGGTCGGCGGCATCCAGTCGACCGATCCTGGCATGAGCGAGGCCCAGCAGGCCGCCAACGCACGCCGCTACGACGAAGCCATCAAGGGCTTCGACCGCGTGCTGGCCGCCAACCCGCGCAATGCCCAGGCACGCTTCCAGCGCGCCTGGGCCCTGGCCCAGTCCGGCCGCGAGGACGCCGCCATCCAGGCCTTTGCCGAAATGGCGCAGGAGTTCCCGGAACTGCCCGAGCCCCACAACAACCTGGCGCTGCTCTACGCCAAGCGCGGCGACCTGAAGCGCGCCGAGGCCGAGTTGCTGCTGGCCACCGAAGTCAAGCCGGGCTTTGCCATCGGCTATACCAACCTGGGCGACGTCTACCGCCGCCTGGCCGAGCAGGCCTACGCCGAAGCGCTGCGCCGCAATCCGGGCGATACCCGCGCCAGTGCCGGCCTGCGCCAGCTGAACCCTGATGCCGCGGCGCCGGCCAAGCCGGCGGCGCCCGCCGGCACCGGCCGCAAGGCGACGCCAACGCAGCGCCAGGCACCTGCCAGCGCCCCTGCAGCCAACTGACGGCCACTCATCCCAAGGTCCGGGCGCGGCGCGCCCGGACCATGTGCATCATCCAGACATACCGGAGTTCCTTCATGATCCGTTCCCGCCGCATCGTCCTGGCCGGCCTGACCGCAGGCGCCCTGGCACTGTACTCGTTCAGCGCGCTGGCTCAGCAGGCCGCCGAGCGCGTCCAGTTCGTCACCAGTGCCGGCAAGTTCACCGTCGAGCTCTACCCCGAGGCCGCGCCCAGGACCGTCGCGAACTTCCTGGAATATGTGAAGAGCGGCTTCTACAGTGGCACCATCTTCCATCGCGTGATCAATGGCTTCATGGTGCAGGGCGGCGGCTTCGACCGCGACATGAAGGAAAAGCCCACCCGTGCTCCGATCCCGCTGGAAGCCCGCGGCGGCCTGAAGAACAAGGCCGGCACGGTGGCCATGGCACGCACCAGCGACCCCAACTCGGCCACCGCGCAGTTCTTCGTCAATGTGGTGGATAATCCGAATCTCGACTACCCGCAGCCGGACGGCAACGGCTACGCAGTGTTCGGCAAGGTGGTGGAAGGCATGGAGACGATCGACAAGATCAAGAGCGTGCCGACCACGGCCTACGGCCCCATGCGCAATGTGCCGGCCGCGCCGATCGTGATCGAGTCGGCCACCGTCGTCAAATAACACTATCGAACAGAGGAAATCCCATGTCCAAGGTCCAGCTCCACACCAACCAGGGTGTCATCACCATTGAACTCGACGCCGAAAAGGCCCCGAAGTCGGTCGAGAACTTCCTGTCGTACGTGCGCAAGGGCCACTACGACAACACCATCTTCCACCGCGTGATCAAGAACTTCATGATCCAGGGCGGCGGCTTCGAGCCCGGCATGAAGCAAAAGGGCACCGACGCCCCGATCGAGAACGAAGCCGGCAACGGCCTGAAGAACGACCGCTACACCGTGGCCATGGCGCGCACCAACGCCCCGCACTCGGCCACCGCCCAGTTCTTCATCAACGTGGTCGACAACGACTTCCTGAACTTCTCCTCGCCCACGCCGCAGGGCTTCGGCTATGCCGTGTTCGGCAAGGTCGTGGAAGGCACCGACGTGGTCGACCAGATCAAGGGCGTGCGCACCGGCAGCTCGGGCTTCCACCAGGACGTGCCGCTGGAAGACGTGGTGATCGAGAAGGCCGTCATCGTCGAGTAAGCCGATGCCTGACGATTGCGGTTCCGTGCGCATCCACGTGCCGGCATTCCCCTTCCGACACCGCGCATGACCGCAATCCCCCACACGCCGGTGGCCGGTCCCTTCGAGGCACAGGCGCCTGCGTGGTTCATTTCAGACCTGCACCTGACGCCCGGCATGCCCCGCACGCTGGCGGCCTTCGAGCGCACGCTCGAGCGCGCCGCGCAGCACGCGCGCACGCTGTTCATCCTGGGCGACTTCTTTGAATTCTGGATCGGCGACGAAGAAACCGACTCGCCCTTCGCGCAGCGCGTGACCGCAGCCCTGCGCGCACTGGCAGCGCGCGGCGTGGCTGTGTACCTGATGCACGGCAACCGCGACTTCCTGCTGGGCCAGCGCTTCGCCAGCGCTGCCG is part of the Cupriavidus necator genome and harbors:
- a CDS encoding tetratricopeptide repeat protein gives rise to the protein MSLPLPSPSSAMFAAPARRRGHRAVLPLLALAAALAAPAYAQNGPLSLAAPTTPVGGIQSTDPGMSEAQQAANARRYDEAIKGFDRVLAANPRNAQARFQRAWALAQSGREDAAIQAFAEMAQEFPELPEPHNNLALLYAKRGDLKRAEAELLLATEVKPGFAIGYTNLGDVYRRLAEQAYAEALRRNPGDTRASAGLRQLNPDAAAPAKPAAPAGTGRKATPTQRQAPASAPAAN
- a CDS encoding peptidylprolyl isomerase, giving the protein MIRSRRIVLAGLTAGALALYSFSALAQQAAERVQFVTSAGKFTVELYPEAAPRTVANFLEYVKSGFYSGTIFHRVINGFMVQGGGFDRDMKEKPTRAPIPLEARGGLKNKAGTVAMARTSDPNSATAQFFVNVVDNPNLDYPQPDGNGYAVFGKVVEGMETIDKIKSVPTTAYGPMRNVPAAPIVIESATVVK
- a CDS encoding peptidylprolyl isomerase, translated to MSKVQLHTNQGVITIELDAEKAPKSVENFLSYVRKGHYDNTIFHRVIKNFMIQGGGFEPGMKQKGTDAPIENEAGNGLKNDRYTVAMARTNAPHSATAQFFINVVDNDFLNFSSPTPQGFGYAVFGKVVEGTDVVDQIKGVRTGSSGFHQDVPLEDVVIEKAVIVE